Part of the Vibrio sp. YMD68 genome, ATGTATCGCCCTATATCCCCAGAAAGAAAATCGAAACGATAAGAAACATACAGCTCAGCTATGATGTTACACCAGAACAATTCATAAACACGTTCAATTTTAGAGGAGTTCAGTTTGGGAGCTCTATGCCAGACAAAGAACGTCAACTGTTTGTAAACAATAGCTTTTATGCATTCAAGGTATTAGCTCATATATTAGAGATACCAGACGGATGGATAGGGCTTGGAGGACAACTTGGCATAGCTTTCGGCGCAAGGGGGCAGGGGAAAGCAAGCGCCCATTATGAGCCAGACCTAAATATCATCAATTTGACTCGGCGGAGTGGACCTGGTGCAATTTCTCACGAGTGGTTCCACGGAGTTGATGCACTTCTGGCAAGGTCTAGAGGATATGAGGGTAAATTGATCAGTGAGTTTATTACTGGCGTAGACATGGAAAACGCACCTGATAAGTTCAGGAAAAACATTCTCCTTATGAGGAATATCATTACTAAGCAACTTTGCTCTGGTACTAAGTATTTCAATCAATCACAGAAACTGGCAGGCCAGAAGGGAGCGCGAAAATACTGGATAGAAAGAAGCGAGATGTTAGCCAGGGCTTTTGAAGCTTTTGTCCAGGACTCACTTATAAGCAAAGGAATAAGTTGTGATTGGCTTGTTATGGACACTTTACTTTCAGATGTGCCTAAAGAACATCATGACAAGCATCCTTACCCGCAAGGCGATGAACGCAAGAATTTAAACTACTCGATGTTTAATCTAATGAAAGGGATTTGGAGTAATTAGGTTTAGCTTCTTGATAAAAAGTAGTGGAGTAGAGCACCTTTTCTAATCTCCTTTTTTTTAAACTGATCAAGCATATAGAAAAAATCAACATGATCGATACCATACAAGTCAAGGAGAGCTAATGCATCAAATAGGTCAATCCCAGTATGACCATTTTCAAACTTGGAAATGAAAGATTGGTTAACACCGATATGGTTGGCCGCGTCAGCCTGAGATAAGTTGCTTTTTTTCCGAAGCTCCTTAAACAGGTCACAGACAAATAAATATTCACTTCCTCCTTTCTGATAGAAATTCACAAAACACCTTGAAAATTATCTTGTCCACGAGTTACGCATGAACATGCGCGTCAACGAAGCGACAAAATTGGATTTCTCTTGATCATTCATCCGGGAAAAGTTGGCAAGATACATTTCCCGTTGAGTTACGATTGTCATCAGATTTGCCTCTAGCGGAGATGATGAGTCAATCAATAACTGAATGCGTTCAGGGATCTCCTCGGCAGTGCTAATGTCAAAATTTGTATTGTTTAACAAGAACATGCTGTTTCACCCATAAGAACCCCGTAGGATGATACACCCAAAGGTCAATTATTCCGTGTGGAATAATTTGCAAGACTTTAGCCGAAAACCAACCGGATTGGCTGGTGGTGAAATATGCAACCTGAGAGAGGACTTTTTTGTCGCCACAAGCCAATAACTGGTGTAATATTAACCTTAAATTCTCTACTTACGAAAATGTACCTTTTCCAAAGTAGAGCTTGTAAAATTTAAAGGTCGAATAGTTTGCGACTCACTTTTCGCGCACGAGGGGCATAAAGTCACGTATAAGCATCTTTTTGAGTGGATAAAAGGAACGATAGCCGTCCTATTCTAAAACCATGATATACCGGGTGGTTTAGCAGTGGCGTTATCCATTTTGGCGAACTCTATTCTACATAGAGTTGTATGTTGGCAAACTTTATTTTACCTACACACTTTCATTTTCATATTTAGGTACAACAAGGTACGGAGGCGGAAAATCGTGGATTTAACTGAAATGGCACTAGTAGCAGCAGTACTTTCAACTCTTGGTTTTGCAGTTACCCTTATACGGCATGTCTTGTTTAAAAGGGAGTTCTATAAACTAAAAGAGGACATGAAAAAACACACTCTTGAGCACGGTGTTAACGAGGAGCTATGGATTTTATTTGTTACGCGGTCACGTAAGATGCTTAGGTTCTGGAGGTGACATATGCTAAATAAAACAAAGTTTGAAAAAGTTCTAAGTAGAGTGATCAACAAAAACAGCGCTCGTTGCTCAAAGTGCAAGCGAATGTTTACTCAGCCATGTCATACCTTTGGTGGTCTCGATGCAGAGGGCAAAGTTCATAATGTGGCTCTATGCTGTAGAGACTATATTGTAGACATGCGCCATTATGGTGTTTATACAACCCTTCCTGTTAATACAGCAGAAGGTGAACGCCAGGCCAAAGAACTATTAGATTCCCACCCCAAAGACGCAAGCAGATATTCACTGTTCTAGTGAAACAATGAGCAAAACCAAGAATGCACCATACGAACAAAGTGTAAAAGTAATTAAAAAACAGCCAGATACAAAGCTGTTTCACTAAAACAAAGACTAATCCACTTTATTGTCCCAAAAGAACATTCAAAGAGGAACCAATGTGTAACGGAAAAGTTATTTTTGTTAGCCAGAGAGAGGCTGAGACTATTCACCCAGAGCCCGGAGTAGCAATGATTTCTATCACCGATCCGGGAAAACCTTTAGCTGAACTCGGTTCCTGGGAGCTGATATACAGAGATTCTTTTTTTGATGGAGGCTATAGTGAAGACGCTATCCACATCCATAAAGATGAGTTTCGAATGCGCTATTGTTCTTATATTGATTCAGAACAGGCAGAGAAACTAAAAAATTTCATATCTCAACTAATCTCTTCTGGAGTGAATAAAATCTACGTTCACTGCTATTTTGGTCGTTCACGCAGCGGAGCTGTTGCTAAATACCTGGTGGATCAGTTTGGTTTTGAAAGCAATAAACCAATTGAGAGCCCAAATATGACTGTATATAAATTGCTATGTAATCCAGTACGGTTTGAACCCTTGATCCAGCAATATGAACAAGCTGCTAAAGCTCCTAAAGAAGAAAAGCAACCAACAATCTCCCAGAAGTTCGTAGATTTATTGATGGTAGCTTTAGGGCTTAAAAAATAATAAGTGAATGTGGCCCCCTACTCTCGATACAACGTGCATGAAAAGAAGAGAAACCAACATGGAATATCACGCTAACAACATAATAACTGCGGAACAACAAGGAGAGCTGATCACCGCAGAACAGATTAAGAGCAGTATAAAAACTAACGCGGCATCAGCCTATTTACTTAGTCTCCGCTCAAAGCTTAGCCGTCAAAAAATGGGTTACTTCCTGAATAATGTAGCCAAAATGACGGGCAACCAAAGCATGTTTCATTGTGACTGGGGGACAATGAGACGCCACCATGTTCAGGGTATTATTGACTTGCTGATTGATGCAGGAAGAGCCCCAGACACCATTAACACCTATCTTGCTGGGTTAAAAGGCGTCGCTCTTGAAGCATGGACAATGAAGCAGATTGATATGGAAAGTTATCACCATATCAAGCAAATAAAGAATGTGCGTGGCGAAAGAATTCCCAAAGGGAGAGCGCTAGAACGTCATGAAGTTGCCCAGCTTTTCAAAGTGTGTGATGAAGACTCACGATGTAAAGGAGTTAGAGATAGTGCAATTTTTGGGGTGCTTTTAGGCTGCGGTTTAAGGAGAAGTGAAATAGTGGCCCTAGATCTAGGTCATATAAATTGGCGAGAACAAGCAATTACAGTTATGGGTAAAGGTAATAAAGAACGATTGGCCTTTATGCCCGACGGAACGCTTAGAAGATTAAAATTGTGGGTTAATGATGTTCGAGGTGAACAGCCTGGGCCTCTTTTTCCAAGAATTCGACGACATGATGATGTACAAGACAGTCGAATGACAGATCAGGCAATCTACGAAATCTTGAGAACTAGACGAATGGAAGCTGGGTTAGAGCATTGCTCTCCTCATGACTTGCGTCGGACTTACGCGAACGACTTAT contains:
- a CDS encoding LPD1 domain-containing protein; translation: MPDKERQLFVNNSFYAFKVLAHILEIPDGWIGLGGQLGIAFGARGQGKASAHYEPDLNIINLTRRSGPGAISHEWFHGVDALLARSRGYEGKLISEFITGVDMENAPDKFRKNILLMRNIITKQLCSGTKYFNQSQKLAGQKGARKYWIERSEMLARAFEAFVQDSLISKGISCDWLVMDTLLSDVPKEHHDKHPYPQGDERKNLNYSMFNLMKGIWSN
- a CDS encoding helix-turn-helix transcriptional regulator: MNFYQKGGSEYLFVCDLFKELRKKSNLSQADAANHIGVNQSFISKFENGHTGIDLFDALALLDLYGIDHVDFFYMLDQFKKKEIRKGALLHYFLSRS
- a CDS encoding dual specificity protein phosphatase family protein: MCNGKVIFVSQREAETIHPEPGVAMISITDPGKPLAELGSWELIYRDSFFDGGYSEDAIHIHKDEFRMRYCSYIDSEQAEKLKNFISQLISSGVNKIYVHCYFGRSRSGAVAKYLVDQFGFESNKPIESPNMTVYKLLCNPVRFEPLIQQYEQAAKAPKEEKQPTISQKFVDLLMVALGLKK
- a CDS encoding tyrosine-type recombinase/integrase — protein: MEYHANNIITAEQQGELITAEQIKSSIKTNAASAYLLSLRSKLSRQKMGYFLNNVAKMTGNQSMFHCDWGTMRRHHVQGIIDLLIDAGRAPDTINTYLAGLKGVALEAWTMKQIDMESYHHIKQIKNVRGERIPKGRALERHEVAQLFKVCDEDSRCKGVRDSAIFGVLLGCGLRRSEIVALDLGHINWREQAITVMGKGNKERLAFMPDGTLRRLKLWVNDVRGEQPGPLFPRIRRHDDVQDSRMTDQAIYEILRTRRMEAGLEHCSPHDLRRTYANDLLETGVDIMTLKDMMGHASVTTTQRYIRIKDEQMRNASKRLVI